GGATTAAGGTCCCTGTATTTCCTGCTGGCAAACTTCATCCATATGTTCAGCAAGCTGCCTTACGGGCTGGCCGTGATCCTGACTTTTATCGGGATAAAAATGCTCATTGCACCGTGGATTCATATTCCGTCCCCGGTTTCATTAGGAATTGTAGGCGGAGTCCTGGTCATTTCCGTTCTTTTATCAATCATTTTCCCTGATAAAAAAGAAGATGACGGTAAAGAAGAGCTCGGACAATAAACTAATAAAAAGGCTTTACCATGTGTAAAGCCTTTTTATTTATGATAATTATTTGATTGAATAAATTATTACCGCTGGTATTTCAGAAGCTTATTGATCTTCCGTCGGGTCTGGACAGAAACTTTGTACGCCTCATCCCTGAGCCTCTGGATTTTCCCTACAGGCTGAAAGAAAAGTTTGTTTTCAAAAGGATTAAATGACAGCATTTCGTTGTCACAGGATGTGGCATCCAGAAGCGAATTCCTTTCAATCCTTACTTCCCCGATTTTTACATAGGGGGACTTTTTCCATTCCACATTCAGCTGGTTGACAGGCTGGTGCTTCAAATTATAACAGATCTGGATCAGAACATCAGCTGTAAAATCCTGATTGTTTAAATACTGCTCAATCGCATCCTTTACTTTTAATTTTTTTCCGAAATGCCTGTCCACGCCCTGCGGTTTCAGCTTAATCTTCATCATATGGTCTCCCAGGCGGTATACGCCTACAGAATGGAAATCGAATGATAAAATAAAATCATTTCTCTTATTCCAGAGTTTAATCACATTTTTCGCAAAGGAAGCGGTAAACGTAGAAGGAATTACTTTGATAAGCTGCAGCAGCAGGGAAAAAGAGTTCCATTTTTTAACAAAGAACTGGTTTACTGAAGTGAACAGTTTTAAAAAAGTACTTACGGAATTAATCGGGAATAAAGGAAAATTAACCATCGGGTAATTCGCGATGAGCATACCGTTGTTATCCTTTATTTTAACGGCAAAACCATAGGCAGGAATGTCTTTTTTACCACGTTTAACTTTAAGGTGCGCATTGGAGAACCTGATGGTCAAATCATATTTTTCCTCATCAAAAAACGGCTGGAATTCCTCAGGAATACCTTTGGCAATTAAAAATTCGCCCTTCACAACCGCGTAGGTCTTCGCATGGGCATTACGCGTGGCGTAGTTAATGTCACTCGTCGTAGGTGACTGTTCAACGAAATCCGAAATGCTTTTTTTGTTAATTTCAAGAAGTTTCTCTTCGTCTGCAGTCAGCTTATCGTATTCCTTATTGTATTTTAATGGATCTGGCATTCAGTTTTTAAGTCCAATTATAACGCCAAGTTTTTGAAACGGTGTTAATAGAGTATTAATGATATTTGAACTTTCTTGACGATAAAGGTTTATGGTTAACCGATTTAATATTAAAATACTGAAAACAAAAAGGTTAGAGCGGGTAAAGGAGACCTCAACTGAAAAGTCTTCACTTTACCGTACAGATCTTCGCGCCTTAAAAAATACTATATTTGTAAAAAATATCAATTATGGGCGTAGCAGATATGTTATTTAAGCGTAAAAAAGAGCAGGCAGAAAAGAATCTGAATGACGGTAAAGAGTATATGGAAGCATATGGCAAGCGTGAAACGGTTGTTCAG
The sequence above is a segment of the Chryseobacterium sp. JJR-5R genome. Coding sequences within it:
- a CDS encoding catalase, which encodes MPDPLKYNKEYDKLTADEEKLLEINKKSISDFVEQSPTTSDINYATRNAHAKTYAVVKGEFLIAKGIPEEFQPFFDEEKYDLTIRFSNAHLKVKRGKKDIPAYGFAVKIKDNNGMLIANYPMVNFPLFPINSVSTFLKLFTSVNQFFVKKWNSFSLLLQLIKVIPSTFTASFAKNVIKLWNKRNDFILSFDFHSVGVYRLGDHMMKIKLKPQGVDRHFGKKLKVKDAIEQYLNNQDFTADVLIQICYNLKHQPVNQLNVEWKKSPYVKIGEVRIERNSLLDATSCDNEMLSFNPFENKLFFQPVGKIQRLRDEAYKVSVQTRRKINKLLKYQR